Below is a genomic region from Sorghum bicolor cultivar BTx623 chromosome 9, Sorghum_bicolor_NCBIv3, whole genome shotgun sequence.
tgatttacagctaaactgtatagttagtttttgttttcgtctatatttaatgtttcatacatgtgctacaagattcgatgtgacggaaaattttgaaaactttttggttttcagggtgaactaaacatggccctaGACTCAAACCCCGCATTATCTCAAGAGTGCACCTTGCGTCAGCAGTGAGATCACAGCACTCAGTATTTTCTACCACGGAATCTCGTCTGCGCGCGCCGCCGGTCAGCTTTTAACTTTCTCCAAACGAAAGCTCTTCGCGGTTCAAATCTatctatacatatatatatcaataAACTACTGTATGTATATCCCATCGTCCCGAGAGGCCGAGACAGCATCCATCCACAAACAAAACTAAACAAAGAACTGTGTGACTGTGTGAGAGCATGGCAACAAGCTCGCACTGCTTTGAGAACCCGCCGGCGCTGGAGCCGGCCAGCGGAGGAGGCGAGGTCGTTGACGACTTCGGCGGGCAGAAGGCATACATCACCGGCTCCGCCGGGTCCAAGGCGGCCGTCGTCCTCATCTCCGACGCCTTCGGTACTCTCTCTCGCGCGTGCTGCCTCGAGCCCCCCGAGTCAAGCTTTCCTCAAAGTTCTTGTGTTTTTGTTTAATTTGCTGGCATTGAAAATCCGTTTTTCTTTGTAGGTTTTGAAGCGCCAAACCTGAGGTACGTACGCTATGAATATGGATGATCTATTTACCTTTACTTTTCTTTCGTTAAATCTTAATTTTTGGATCAGTTGTTGGCAGTGGTGGGGAAAAAAAAATCAGTAAAGCACATAAAGAAAATGGGCACCTGCTCTGCTAGTCTCACTCTGCTGACCTTCTAGTCTGAGCTGGGTAGTTGCTATAAACCATAGAGTTAATCTCTTTGCTGAGCCTCTGGCCCTGTGGGGTTTAAAATTTGTCCAATGGGTTGTTTAGAGTTTGAATTGCATTAGCTTTAGTTATGAATTACTAGTAACTGATGTTACACTTTTATCTGGCGAAGGAAGATAGCCGACCAAGTTGCTTCGTCCGGTTACTTTGTTGTGGTGCCCGATTTCCTGCATGGGGATCCATATGACCTCAGCAGCAGCAATCCTGGAATGTGGATACAGGCTCATAATCCGGTTTGTCTTCTCTTCAACCTTATTCTAATACTTTTTTTTAATTACAGTATTACAGCATTGATAGTATGTGTTCGGATTTAGATTCAGATTCAGATACAGTCAGAATATAAAATTCCCAGATTCATGTATGTATGCGTATTCATATTTGAACCTCTTAATGGACTGATCTTGGGAAATATTGCTcctgttttcatccctactcccAAGGTCTGTGTCTAAAGAAATGTTTCAACTTGAATGAtcattttataaataaataaaattctaTTTACATCCCTCAACTATGGGCTGAGAACACTCTTTAACCTTCACCCACAAAATGTTCACTTTTTTTGAACCCTTCAATATCAAAATCTCACTTTTCAACCTTAGCTGAAATTTGAGGTAGTTTTGGGAGACATGTCATTGACATGATGTCACTGTTCACCCGCATGGCCCTATGGTGGTAGGGCATGTTTATTGAATTGTTCATCTATTCCGCTTAGTTGTCcatttaggccagtctcaatgtatgtttcatgagagtgtcatgcatattaaatagggtgccacataagcaaaattgctgacttggcaaggtcattaaatgaaggagtttcatcagatgagagaggagtttcatctctatgaaactcatatggctcggttacctagtttatagtcttggtaaccgtgtcatgaaactatgcattgagactggccttagctcAATACATTCCATGCATtaattactatatatatatctaagacataataataacgcTGATATATAGAGTAACTGATAAGTTCATCATAATTGGATAGAGATTACAAGGTATCTATCTATAATGAGTTGGAAaataaacaagtagaaagagtGTACAAAGATCAGTAATTTTGATTAGATGTACGTACTTTAGTGCCTATTTTGAGCATGGTTTTTAAAATTCAATAATTAGAGTGTATTGAATAAGGTATCTAGCTAGTGGAAGAACATGAGTAGATGGGTTATTTTTCCTAATTTAAGCATGGCTTTTAAAATTCAATAATTTGTAAATGATTTTAATCCTTTTAGTAGAGTTCTATTGCACATAGAAAAGTTTAGTTTAGTTTGATCAAGATAATGAAAACATTTTAATTTAGTTTGAAACACGTACTTTAGTGCCTATTTTGGTGGTCCTAATATACTTTATTTGTAAAACTACTATCTACTTCAAAAAAACATGCTTTAACTTTATTTTAAAAGTCAAactatcaagtttgaccaagcttGTAGAGAAGATTATTAACATTTATGACACCAAATAGGTACATCATGAAACTATATTTCATGATGAATCTAATCACACTTATTTAGTATTATAAATATTTGATTCTTttgtataaatttgatcaaacctAAGATAGTTTGACATAGAGCAAAACTAGAATATCATTGTTTTTTAGATGGAGTATTTATATAGCTTTCAAGTTTTAAAATTCAAATACTACATATGGCCTTTAATTATGTTGTCACATCAATGCCACCTCACAAAAATCATTCTAAATTGAGGCAAGGTTGTAAATTAAACTGTTCTGATAGTTGAGAGTTGAAAAGTGAATGATTTTGTAGTTGAAGGGTTAAATATAGACCTAGCTCATAATTGAGGGTTGCAAACTGGAATTTTATTAAATAGGCTATAATGGCTTAGTATGTCGTACGACATCTATAGTTCCTTTGGCGAACGGTATTTTGTTACAAGCAAATCTTTCTATCTGGTGGTAGCACTCACCATGACTTTAATGCTCTCTCCAAGGATGTACTTAACTTTATAGCTTCATATCCGAGTGTTGAGACAATGATTATTAAGGCCTCACAATCAACAATTGTTTCTGCACTTCTACAGTTCCTTTTCTAGATCAACTGTTTCCTTAGTCTGTGATTTTATATATCCTTAGCCCCAAAATTGTCTCTTTTGATAGCAAAAGCAATTTTTTGTGATGAGCAGCAAAATGCATTTAAAGAGGCAAAACCAGTAATTGCTGCAATAAAGGAGAAGGGAGTGTCGAGAATTGGAGCTGCAGGTTATTGTTGGGGAGGTAAGAAGGATTCTTCGCAACATTTTATTTTGAGCTTTTTGCAACCTAAAAAAATGCCTTGTGAGTattattttgtttatttatctcTCTTTCAGCAAAGGTGGTTGTGGAACTGGCGAAAGTTCACGAGATCCAGGCTGCTGTATTGTTGCACCCTTCTTTACTAACTGACGATGATATCAAAGGTCAATTATTTTGCAAGAGTTTCTTCCCTGACACCGTTAAGTTGTTCTAATACTGCAAGTGCTTGAATTACGCATTGATATGCTATCATCTAATCTAATACTCAGAGGTCAAATGTCCCATTTCCATACTTGGAGCTGAAATCGATAGGTCATCCCCGCCTGAATTGTTAAAGCAGTTCGGGCAAATTCTTTCAGCTAACTCTGAGGTAAGTTGTACTAGTAATATCTTTCAAACCTTGATCTACTTTGGGCTAGAATTTTTACATGTATATGAGATTGTGCAGATTCCACTGAATTAAACTGGCATGCAAAACTCTGTGCGTACCGAAATAATTGGCTCTGATGTTTTTTTTTACTACCAATAGAGAATCAGTCTGTCTTAAGTAGGTATTTTATtgtttcttcatccattgtttagAAAGCACAGCCGTGCATTACGTGTTAGTAATAGAGTAGTTACTTCTGATTGTTTGAACTTTGAACCCCACCAAGGTGATCGTATTTACCTTTTCGACCTCTATCATTataactcaaaaaaaaaaaaaaagccctCATCAGTTCTCCATCCAATATTTCTTTTTGCACCGCAGATCGATCACTTTGTCAAAATTTTCCCTGGCGTGGCGCATGGATGGGCTGTGAGATACAGCGACGATGATGCATCCGCTGTCGCAAGTGCGAAGGAAGCTCTGCAAGACATGAGCCACTGGTTCAATAAGTACCTGGACTGAAACCTGTAGCGGCAGTTCTCCATGTAATAAGCTCCTGATATGAACATTATGCAACCATAATGTATTTCTATTTTATACAGTTGAACTTCTGCTTGCGTATGCGTGCTATGTATTTTAGCAGTCCACTTGATTGTGGTATTTATACTATGTAAGGAATATGGCCTCTTATAATGCCACTTTTATAGTAATTTTTGTTATTGAAGTGATGACATGTCAGCGCGCGGTGATGAAGTGGTTCGAACCAGCGGAGATATGAAATATTATCACTGTCTACTCTCACTAGCGAACAACGAAAACCGGCGGTCAAGAGGCGTTTTGAACCAGCGGTGATGAAGTTCGTGAGGGCGGTAGTGTTTGCTTAGATTTTTTTCTGTGTTCCGTGCAAGTTTAGCCGCCGATTGCTCACTAGAATAATAAAGCCACATGCATATCAGTTGGCATCCTTAGCAGCCCTGAAGACTGAAGTGTAggttatttgttttttttttcctacgAGCATTCTTTTAGTAGTTCATTCACATCTGTACTCGTTGAGTAGGTCCACATGATTAAAAAAAGAAGGGTCCACATGAATAATATCCAACGAAAATGTGTGGTTCAGCTATCTGATGGATCAAAGAAACCGATGCATGACGAGACTGCTATTTGCCAACTTCTCTGAAACATTTTCACGAAGGCCTTGTTTGataccaaaattttttgaagtTAACGGGTAACAACTACAGTTACTGATTAAGTGTATGATCACGTACAGTTACTAACTAAATGTAAGATGACTGCTCAAACTGATCTGATATTGGGATCAAGATAAAATTCAATTTCTCTTGGTTTTATTATCTTCGCATTCCCCACACAGGCAGTGGCAGAGGGTGAACCAAGATTAAGGAGGGACAAATCGACAAAACCATTGCTGCTCCTAGCTATAGTTGCTACAGTATGTAAGTACTCAAGACATTACAATCTACCAAAGCTAGGATTACTAGGCACCAAAGCACAGAggaggggtggggggggggggggggggggcgaaaGTCCAGTTTTGCCTCCATGAGCCTCCGCCCCTGCACACAGGTAGTGCTTGTGCCGACACTATaatattttgtttgtatttgataattattgtctaaccataaaGTCATAAACCAATTATGCTTAAAacaaattataggcaaactgtgtatgtgtttaaagatttaatgtgatggaaaatcttgtaaatttttagaattttgggtgcatctaaacaaggctgaAGAGTGGGTGAGAGGCATGCACCAGTTTTTACATAAACTTTTATTCAGGCATCCGTGGTTTTGCCGATTGGTGAAAAATGACGCTCACACCACCCATAACGTAGCAAGCTCGTCGATTACTGGTGATCACACTGGCACCACTCTCTATAACAACGTTTTCACTGCGCCGCCAGCTGCTCAACGGCCACCGCGCTATTGAACGGCCTCTGGCCGTCGCAGTCGAGGTTGCTCCCGTAGCCGATGCGGAAGACATCGCAGTAGCGCTTGTAGAACCCGATCCGGTCCGTCACCCGGGGGTCGGCCCCGTGCCCGCACTCGATCCCGCCGTTGATGATGTTGGTGATCA
It encodes:
- the LOC8085100 gene encoding endo-1,3;1,4-beta-D-glucanase; its protein translation is MATSSHCFENPPALEPASGGGEVVDDFGGQKAYITGSAGSKAAVVLISDAFGFEAPNLRKIADQVASSGYFVVVPDFLHGDPYDLSSSNPGMWIQAHNPQNAFKEAKPVIAAIKEKGVSRIGAAGYCWGAKVVVELAKVHEIQAAVLLHPSLLTDDDIKEVKCPISILGAEIDRSSPPELLKQFGQILSANSEIDHFVKIFPGVAHGWAVRYSDDDASAVASAKEALQDMSHWFNKYLD